A section of the Oncorhynchus gorbuscha isolate QuinsamMale2020 ecotype Even-year unplaced genomic scaffold, OgorEven_v1.0 Un_scaffold_3834, whole genome shotgun sequence genome encodes:
- the LOC124028197 gene encoding gastrula zinc finger protein XlCGF17.1-like, with translation MTSVKLEDCSQTLELNVNIKDEEEEEEKIGKSVSHGRLELSLRPVTSIVRTNPACLSPSTLSPNPQSLGPDCDSGAQFALQDPEMTSVKLEDCSQTLELNVNNKDEEEEEKIGKSVNHGDHVETFSTSREQQQEDQRAKRSHHCPHCEEIFPILSKLKIHLKIHTGENPYPCTDCGKRFTTSGNLTVHQRVHTGEKPYSCPDCGKIFSRLGHLKRHEHIHTGVKPYSCSDCVKCYTTSAELKLHQRVHTGEKPYSCSDCGKSFSRQGFLKAHEHIHTGVKPYSCSDCGKIFSQLGNLKTHERIHTGVKPYACSDCVKCFTTSTELKVHQRTHTGEKPYSCSDCGKNHIKMV, from the exons GACGACTAGAATTAAGTCTGAGGCCGGTAACATCAATagtgaggacaaacccagcctgcctctctccttctacaCTGAGTCCAAACccacagtcactgggtcctgattgtgacagtggagcccagtttgcactgcaggatccagagatgacatcagtgaagctggaagactgcagtcaaacactggagctgaatgtcaacaataaagatgaagaagaggaggagaagattgggaAATCTGTTAATCATG gagaccatgttgagacattctctacatctagagagcaacagcaggaagATCAGAGAGCTAAGAGGTCTCACCACTGCCCACATTGTGAGGAGATTTTCCCAATTCTATCAAAGCTAAAAATACACctaaaaatacacacaggagagaatccgtatccctgtactgactgtgggaagagattcacaACATCAGGGAATCTGacagttcatcagagagtgcacactggagagaagccttactcctgcccTGACTGTGGAAAGATTTTCTCTCGACTGGGCCACTTAAAAAGACATGAACATATACATACAGGagtgaagccttactcctgctctgactgtgttaAATGCTACACAACATCAGCTGAGCTAAAACTTCATCAGAGAgtgcacactggagagaagccttactcctgctctgactgtggaaagagtttctctcgACAGGGTTTTTTAAAAGCACATGAACATATACATACAGGagtgaagccttactcctgctctgactgtgggaagattTTCTCTCAACTGGGCAACTTAAAAacacatgaacgtatacatacaggagtgaagccttacgcctgctctgactgtgtcaaatgcttcacaacatcaactgagctaaaagtccatcagagaacacacacaggcgagaagccttactcctgctctgactgtggaaaga ATCATATAAAGATGGTGTAA